Genomic window (Candidatus Angelobacter sp.):
GGTTTCTCCATGCGTTGTAGTATGGCATTCGAGTGGTTGCTGATCCACTCGAAAGTGATGGGAGAAAGCGTCACGTAAAGTGCCTGCTTGACGACGAGGGAAAGCCTTGCCCTCGCTGGTCCCTGCGCTACTCTGCCCGCCATGAAGCCCAGCGGTACCGATCACTCCGAGCGCCGCGTTCCAGCTTATTTTTTTATCGCCCTCGCGGGCGCTCTGTTCGCGCTTTTTTTCGTCTTCTGGTTTCGGCGGCAATCTTCGGGCGGCGATGAATTTGCCCGGCTGATGAACACCGGCAAGGGCTACTATGAACAGGGCGAGGCGGCCAGGGCCATTGACGCGTTTCAAAAAGCGGTCGCCCTGCAGCCGACTCATCCCGACGCGCTGCTCAATCTCGCCAATGCCTGCCTGCTCGCGGACCAGGGCGAAAACGCAGTCCAATTCGCGCAACAGGTGCTGGGCATTGACCCGCAATCGGCCGCGGCCTGCTATGTCGCCGGTTGCGCGAACCTGCGGCTGCGGAAGTTCGAGGAGGCGGTCAGGTTCCTGCAGCAGGCCAAGGACATTGACCGCAAGGTGAACGCAGTCAGCTTCCAGCTCGGGCGCGCGCAAATGGAACTCGGGCACTTCGAGGACGCGGCCCGCGAGTTTTCGGAAATCGTCCAGTTTGAACCGGACTATCCGTCCGCGAATTTTTTTCTCGGCCAGGCACTGTTGCGACTGGGCCGCCAGGAGGAGGCGAAACAGGCGCTGGATCGTCATCAACAGTTGATTTCGGGAAAACCAAACCCGCCCGCGAATGCCGCGACCTTCGAGCGCTGCGTTTACACGCAAATGCGCGTCCCGTTCCAGCTGGAGCAGCCGGAGCGGCGCGGCGTGAAGGTCGTTTTTGAGGACGCGACGCAAAACGCCTTCGGTGGCACGGCCAAAAATTTCCACGGACCAGTCGGGGTGCTGGACATCAACCATCGCGGAGCGAACGACCTGTTCGTTGGCGAGGGCGATGGCGGTTTTCGCGTGCTTCTGAACACCAATGGAACGTTCCAGCCGCAGGGCGAGCCGACGACCGGGAAGCCTGGTTCAAGGTACACGCGTTGCCTTGTGGGCGACGTGAACAACGATCGTTACGACGATGTGCTGGTGCTCGGTGAATCGGGGCTGCGGCTCTTCAAGTTTGCGACTAACGGCGTCGCGACCGACGTCACCCAGTTCTCGCGGCTGAACGATTCGCCCGCCGTTGACGGCGCGCTCGTCGATCTCGATTTCACGGGCAAGCTCGATTTGCTGCTCATTACGCCGGGCGACCGCAAGGTCCGCGTGCTGCGCAACCTTGGCGCCAGCAGCGGCAGCCCTTACTTCAAGGACATCACCGCCACGTCTGGGGTGCCCGCGTCCGTGACGGGCGTGGCGCAACTGGTCGTGGACGACTGGAACAACGACGACGTGATGGACCTGTTGGTTGCCCGCGACGCGCAACCGCCCCTCGTGCTCACCAAGGCGCGCGGCAGCGTGCTGATGGAGACGAATCCGCCTGCCGGCTGGCCGCCGGCGAAGGCGATCGCGACCGGCGACCTCAACAATGATTTGCGAACGGACGCAGTCCTCGCCGCGGCGGACAGGCTGGTCTGTGTTTTCAGCGGATTGACGAACCGTGTCGAGCTGCCGCTGGGAAATTTTCATGTGAACGGCTTGCTGCTCGTCGATTACGACAACGACGGCTGGCTCGATGTCTGCGCGTACGGGGACGGTTTACGGATCTGGCGGAACCTGGGCAATGCCGGTTTTCAGGAAACAACCAGGGAACTCGGGCTGGACGGACTCGTCAAAGGCCGGGTCGAATCCGTGGCCGCCGCGGATTTTGACAATGACTGCGATACGGATTTGTTGCTCAGCGTCGAAGGGCAGGGGCTGCAATTGCTCCGCAACAATGGCGGCAACGCAAACCAACAACTGAAGCTCCGGCTGGTCGGCAACCGATCCAACGCCAGCGGCCTCGGCGTGCGCGTCGAAGTCGCCGCCGGGCGATGGCGGACGATGCGGACCGTGCAGGCGCTTCCGGCCGAGATCGGGGTTGGTAAACACGGTCAGCTCGATTCCGTCACGGCGCACTGGTTCGACACCATGATGCCGATCACAGAGGCGAGACTCGACCGCTGTGAGCCATTGACCTTGGTCGAACTGATGCTGCCGACCGGTTCGTGTCCGTATCTCTATGCGTGGGACGGAAAACATTTTCGATTCGTCACGGACATCCTCGGTGCAGCGCCGGCCGGATTACGTTTGACCGATGATCGTTTCATTGAGGCGGACGAGGACGAGTTCGTGTGGCTCGGCGACGAATCGATGTTTCAGCCGCGCGATGGAAACTACCGGTTGCAGGTCACGGAAGAACTGCGTGAAGTGCTTTATCTGGATGCGGCACAACTGGTGGCCGTGGACCATCCGTTGGGGACGGAAGTGCACACAACCGGAAAACTGCTTCCCGGGAAACCCTTTCCACCGCACGAAATCGTCACACTGCACAATCGTCATGCGTTGAAGCAGGCGGTGCGCAGTGATGGTGCGGACGTGACCACCGCCCTGAACGACAGTGACGGACATTTCGCTTCGCCGGTTCAACTTCGCATTCCTCAATTGCGTGGTCTGGCGGAGCCGTGGAGCGTCACGCTCGACTTCGGTCCGCTGACCGTTGATCGCCCGCTGATGCTGGCGCTGACGGGATGGCTGCGTTTCGGCGGTGGCATGGCGAACGTCGCGGCGTCGCACGATCCGAATCTTCCGTTTCCGTTCCCAACGCTCGAAGCGGAAACGGCACGGGGTAGGTGGGAGCCGGTCGATGTGGTCGTCGGCGCGCCGTGCGGAAAAACGAAAACTATCATCGTGGATTTGACCGGTAAATTGCCGGCGGGCAGTCGTCGTTTGCGCCTGAGCACCGCGTTTGAAATTCATTGGGATCGCATCGCCTTGTTTGAGCGACTGGATGACGCGGGCACGAAGATCGCGCGGTTGAATCCCGACGTAGCCGATCTGCATTGGCGCGGCTTCAGCCGGTTCGAGGATTTGCCATCGTGTTTCCCGCTGACTCCAAATTACGAGAAGGTCGTTCAGCGGGCGAACTGGCGTATCACACCGACGGGTTGGTGCACGCGTTACGGTGACGTGAGGCAACTGGTCGAGCGCCGTGACGACGCGCTCGTGTTGTTGAATGGCGGCGATGAACTCACGCTAAAGTTCGCCGAGAATCGGTTGCCGGCGAAACTGTCGGGACACACGCGGGACTTTTTCTTCTATTCGTCCGGTTGGGACAAGGACTCTGACTTCCATTGCGAAAAGGGCTGGCTGGTCGAGCCGATTCCGTGGCATGGCATGAACGACCAGCTTTATGGCCGGCAGCAGCGCCCGGTCATCGATGGCGATTGGTGGATCAAGAAATACAACACCCGTTGGGTCGGGCCGTTGACGCTGGATCGCCGCAGCCAGTGAACGCCGGTGTGTTTTGAAAACCACACCATGAACAACCCGGAACAATTCCTTCGCGACCATCGGCAATTGACGCGGCGATATTTTCTGTATCTTGGCGTGGCAGGCGTCACTGCACTGGACTTTTTGCCGCTGACCGCCAACGCCAAACCACCCGCGCCCGCGCTGGCCAAAGCCATCAAAGAACTCGAACCCTGGTTCACGCCTCCGGAGAAATTCCGAGACGTGTCACGGGGCAAACCGCTGCCGCACTCACTGCCCGATGAGAAGAAACGGCAGGTCGGCCTCACGCGCGAGACTTGGAAACTCGAAGTTGTTTCGGATCCTGACAATCCGGCGAAGATCGGCCACCCCCTCACAAAGAAAGTCGGGACCGCCCTCGATTTTGATGGACTGATGAAGCTCGCCGAAAAACACGTCGTCCGGTTTGCGAAGACGATGACCTGCCTGAACATCGGCTGCCCGCTCGGCACCGGGATCTGGGAGGGCGTGCCGCTCCGCGAGGTGGTCTGGCTCACACAGCCGCGTGAGAACCTGCGCCGCATTTTTTATCACGGCTATCACAATGACGATCCTCAGCAGATGTTCCGGAGTTCGCTGCCGGTTGATCGCGTGCTCGAAGACCCGTTCGATCTGCCGCCAGTGATCCTGTGCTACAAACTCAACGGCCAATGGCTCGACAGCGAGCGCGGTGGCCCGGTGCGCGTGGTCGTGCCCGAGGCCTATGGCTTCAAATCCATCAAATGGGTTACGCACGTTGTCCTCAGCAACCTTTTTCACGCCAACGACACTTACGCCGAGGGCAACAACGACGTGGATGGCTGGCTCAAGACTTTCGCCGCGACAATCTCGGTCCCGCGCGAGGTGAAGGCCGGGCAGCCGATCCCGGTCACCGGCTACGCTCAAGTCGGCCTGGCCGGGTTGTCGAAGGTGCAGGTCTGGATTCAGTCGAACGCCGTCGAGCGGCCGGCCGGCGATCCGTACTTTGCTACCGCACCATGGGTCGACGCCGAAATCCTTCCGCCGCCGAAGCACTGGGGCGCTCTGCCGGGCGGGAAAATACCCGCAGGCACCATGGGTTTTGACGACGCAACCGGTAAGCCGCGTACGTGGCCGATGAAACTGACGAAAGTGCATTGGGCAGCGTTGCTACCCGGCCTTCCTGTTGGCGAATACACCTTGCGATGCCGGACGATTGACGAGAAAGGCAATGCCCAGCCGATGCCCCGCCCGTTCCAAAAGTCCGGCAACGCTGCCATCGAGTCTGTGGAAATAACCGTGAAGTCGTGACGCTCCCCGTCTTTACGCGTTCCTATATCCACCCGCGCCGCTCACGGTGGCCGCAAACCTTATTTTGCCCCCCGCCGGCAGAACCTTGTTTTCCTCGCAACCAAAAGCTTGCGGCTACATTGCGCCCCGGTGCTCTGGGATTCACGCCGTCAGATCAGTTGAAAAGCGAGAGTTGTCGCCCCGGCGCCCGGCGAAATGCTGCGGCTGATAGTTTGGGCCGGTTGCCCTCGATGCCGGCCTTGCGGCAGGCAACGTTGAACATCGCGTCAATCTGTTCGGCGAAAATGCCCTCGCCGCTCATGCGCGAGCCGAAGCGCGGATCATTCAGTTTGCCGCCGCGAATGGCGCGGACGCGATTGAGCACCTTGTCCTTCCGGTCGGGAAAACTCCGCGCCAGCCACTGCTCGAACAGCGGCGCCACGGCGTAGGGCAATCGCAGAACCACACGGCTGGCGAATCGCGCGCCGGCTTTGACCGCAGCGGCAATAATGGCGGGGATTTCGTGATCGGTAAGACCAGGGATGACCGGCGCGACCAGCACGCCAACGGGAATGCCTGCTTTGGACAAAGTTTCGATGGCCGACAGCCGGCTGGCCGGAGGCGACGTGCGCGGCTCCATTGCCTTGCGGAGTTCAGGATCAAGTGTGGTTACGGAGACGAACACAGCCGCGGCGTCGTGCTTCGCAAGTTCGCCAAGCACGTCGGCGTCGCGCGTTACAAGATGATTTTTTGTTACGATGCCGACCGGGTTGCGGAATTCGACCAGGACCTCCAGGCAGCGGCGCGTCAGTTTCAGTTTGCGTTCCACCGGCTGGTAGCAATCCGTCACGCCGCTCATGGCGATGGTTTGAGGTTTCCATTTGGACGAAGCCAGTTCGCGCCGCAACAACTCCGGCGCGTTTTCCTTCACCATTATTTTCGTTTCGAAATCGAGGCCGGACGAAAAGCCCAGGTATTCGTGAAACGGACGCGCGTAACAGTAAATGCAGCCGTGCTCGCAACCGCGGTAAGGATTCACGCTGGCTTCAAAGCCGATGTCGGGACTGTCGTTATAGTTGACGATCGAATCGGAATGATCCTTGAAGAACTGCGTCCTTGGCGCGGGTTCGTCGGGATCATACCAGTCCGGGTCCGGTTCGAGTGCGATTTTTTCGAAGCGGTTCGGCGGATTCTCCGCCGCGCCGCGCGCGTGTGGCCCTGATTGAACCGGTTGCATGGTGAGTGAGTTTTCGAAATATGGCTCATCGAGCGACACAATCAACTTTTCGAGTAAGAAAATTGAAATCGATGAGGTGTTTGTCGTAATCAGGCACAGATCGGTGGTCGTTAAGCATGGACTCTGCAATCATGTCGCTACGATTTGCCCGCGGAACATTCCCTGCCCGGTGGCGGGCCGGATTGGCCGTGGGAGCGGGAGTTTTGTTTTATCTGTGGCTCTCGCAGAGAGAGGGCGTTGCGCAGATTTCAAATTTTTCTTCGTCACAGGCTACGGCAGCGGCCTATCGTCCGGACCGGATTTTGATTCAACCGAAAGCGGGAATCAGTCCGGTCGCGCTTGCCAGCTTTCACGCGGCGCAAAAAAGCGAGGTGTTGCAAACATTTGCAGAAATCGGCGGCTTGCAGGTCTTGCGCGTGCCCGCGGAAGAAACGGTGCCCGGTCTTATTGCGAAATATCAGCAGAGTGGCTTGGTCAATTTCGCCGAACCGGATTATTTCGGGAGGGTCTTTGCCACACCCAATGACCCGAAGTATTTGGATGGCACGCTGTGGGGGCTGAACAACACCGGGCAAAACGGCGGCACCGCAGATGCAGACATAGACGCGCCCGAGGGCTGGGACGTGCTGACCTCGGCGAGCAATATCATCGTGGCGGTGTTGGACACGGGAGTGCGCTACACGCATGAAGACCTGGCGACGAACATGTGGGTGAATTCCAGCGACGGCGGCCACGGCACCAATGCCCTCGCCGGCACGACCGACCCGAGCGACGACAGCGGCCACGGCACGATGGTCGCCGGAATCCTGGGAGCGGTGGGCAACAACGGAAAGGGGGTGACCGGCGTGGCCTGGCAGGTGCAAATCATGGCGTGCAAGTGCTTCAACAACTTCGGCGTGGGCGACGTCTCGGCCGTCGTGGCCTGTCTGGATTACGCCCGCGCGAACGGAGCGAGAATCGTCAACGCGAGTTGGGGATTCACCAACTCCCTCGCGTTATCCAACGCGTTCATCAGCGTGCGTGACGCGGGCATCGTCGTTGTTGCCGCTGCCGGAAATGCCGGAACCAACATTGACATCGCCCCCACTTATCCCGCGAGCTACGATTTCGACAACGTCGTCACGGTTGCGTACACGACGCGCAACGACGCGCTGGGCACGAACTCCAACTACGGCGCGGCCAATGTGGACCTGGCAGCGCCGGGAGAAAACATTTATTCGACCTTTGGTGCGACGGATTCCTTTTATTACTCGAACACCGGGAGCTCGTTCGCCGCGCCATACGTGGCGGGTGCTCTGGCTTTGATGCTAGCCCGATACCCCGCGGAAGCTTATCGGCAAATCATCGATCGCCTCTTGAATGCCACGGACCCATTGCCGTCCCTTTCAGGCAAATGTGCGACGGGCGGCCGCCTCAATCTGCGAAACGCGCTGAGTCCGTTCGTCAGACTGGCGGTGATTCCGGCCACGGGTGCCGGGCCGTTTCAACTGCGCGTCACTGCCGATCCCAACCGAACTTGTATTATCGAGATTTCCACCGACCTGGCGAGCTGGTCGCCCGTCCTCACAAATGCCACTTCCGCCGGTGGAACTTTCGATTTTACGGACGACCTGTCTACGAATTCGGCGAGAAGATTTTATCGCGCCGCCTTCTCTCCGTAACCTCGCGCTTTCCTCTCGTGAAGTATTTCCCGTTCTGGAATCCGTTGAAGGATGGAGCGGGCGGCGAGGCGGTGCTATTCGAGGTAGCCTTTGCCCGGCATCAACCCGTGACGCGAAAGCGCGTTTCCGGTCGCGCGGATGACCTCAGGCGGCAAAAAAACTCCGGCGTGCAGGCGTGGGGGCGGCGCGGCATCCGCCCTGGGGCCGTGGGCAAAGAAATGGTCGATCGCCTTGTTTGCGTTGGCGAACGGGTTGCCCTGAGGCAGACCGGTGACGATGCCAAAGACTTCGTTGATGCATGCGGTCAGGCGTTCCGACATCTCCCGGGCCGCCTTCACGCGCCGGCCGGCAATGTCTTCGACGATCTGATGGAATTCACGCGCGAAGCAGTTGGCCGTGCTCAACAGAAAGCCATCGTACGGTCCCCGGGCCGCCTTCAGCCAGCGGACGTAGTCTCCTTCCGCGCCGCGCACGAGGAAGACATTCTCCAGTTTTTGACCGGACAACGCCACGTGGTCCGCCCCGCTCGTGTCCTTGAACAGGATGAAATTTGGAAATCGCCGGGCCAGATCGGCGACCAGTTCGGGCGCCATTTCATTTTGAGTGATCTGGGGCAATTGATAGATGGCCGTTGGCATTCCGACCTCCAGCAAGGAACAAAGCTCCGCCTTGATCCTGTCCTGGGCCAGGTCGCTTCCCCGTGGAGGGCAAAAAGTGAAACCACGGATGCATGTGGCGGCAAGCTCACTCGCGGATTTTTCGGGACTGCGGGCTTCAAAACGGGTCTTGAGATGCGACACCACGAGATCGGAGAAAGCCCGTCGCATTTCAGCTGGGTCTGTCTTGAGCACTCCGATGAGCAAATGCAATTTCAGTTTCCCCACCTGTTTCAAGACCATTTCCAGCAACCGGCGCGTTTCGTCATCGGTCAGTTCCCAACCGTCGCCGGTTGATCCTGGAATCAGAAAGCCTTTGATGTGCGGCGACAGGTGCCGGAGGTGCGCCGCCATCCTGTGCTCATCAATGGCGCCCTCGCGATCATAATGCGTCACGAGCGGACACCACAACGTGGGGACGCCACTCGGGAACAAGCGGGACAACAAAGCCCTCCGCGCGACGGCGGTCTGTGTCGGGCGGCTCATCGCGCACTTCTTCCTTCGTAGCCTGCGAGCGGCTTGCCGTCGTCGCCCAGTTTCCCGCAGGCCCAGAGCAGGCCGTTGGCGAGAAGTTGAAGATAATCGAGGGATTCCACGGTCTTGAGGTCGTGGCCGAGCGTTGTGGCGAAAACGCGCCCCTGCCCGAACTGCCAGGTCCAGCAGACGACGTGTTCGCGGCCGTCGCGCGGGCTTTTCGCTTTGAGCAGTTGATGCGACTGCGGCTCGATGGAAATGGTTTGATAAAGCTCGTCGCCGGGCGTTTTCCAATCGTCAGGGAACGCCTTTGTGATCGGATTGTTGACCTCGAGTTTTATCACTGCGAACGGGCCGTACGGGTCATGCACCTTCGACCTCATGCCGCAGCAGGTTTCCCATTCGTGCACGTGCGACGACTGCCGGAACGCATGTACGGCGCAGTGAATCATCACCGCCGGTTTGCCGTGGCGCACCGCCTGCATCGCATTCGTAAGGACCATGTCCGGCGCGTCGTCGAAGCAAACGTCGTAAATCACCAGATCATAAGGGCCGGCGAAATTCGCGTTGGTCAGGGCGTTCAGGTCAAATGCAGTGGCGAACTCGACGTTCGCCCGTTTGCTCAGATTCTCAGTGAGGTAAGGCGCGAGTTTTTTGTAGTCGTGATAACCGCCACCGGTGAGGAAGAGGGCTTTCAACGGCGCGTTGGAGGCAACCGGTTTTGCCGGTGTGCCGCCGGAAAGCGGACGAATTCTGATGGAGCGCACCGCGCCGGTCGTTTGCCAGGTCGCCAGTCCGAATGGCTTCGACAGGTCAATATCACCCGGACGAAGCGAGATTCTCCGGTCCACGATCGACTGATCGACAAACTTTTCGTTGTCGATCCATGCTTCGATCTTTCCTTTCGTCACCCGGAGCCGGATGTGGAACCAGTGGCCGGTATCGAACTTCATGTACTTAGTTGTTTCGTTTTCAGATGCGTCCAAGCCGTCGAGACTGGACAATCCGACGACTCCGCCGCCCCAGCCGCCGGCGATCAGCGTGCAAAAAGAATCTGCCACGGGGAAGGTGAGGCCGCAGAAAAAATCGCTGCCATCGACTTTCATCGCTTCGAGTTCCACCTCGTAGTCAATCTTCGGCAACTCGTTGGTCCAACTGACGCCGGTGAGCATCGCGCCGGTGTGAATCATGAGCTGGCCGTTTTCGACGTTCACCTCGCCGTGTCCGGCAAAGTCCGTGATCTTCCATCCTTTGAGCGTCTTGCCGTCGAACAGGCTTTGCCAGTCGGCGGCGTGGCTCACCCCGCCAGCGGTGGCGAACACGAGAATCGCGACCAACAGGATCGCGTTCCTGCGTGGTGCTTGGCGCCATCTCCAAAAGGGCGAATTCAGGCAGAACGCGAAAAGGCGCCGTAGCGTATTCGATGGACTTTGCATTTCAGTTTTTTCTTTGCCCAACAAGGTTTGCGCCTCTTTTTTCGCCCAAACAAAACAAAGAGTCGAGGAGAAGAAAACGGAAAAAGCGGCGCCAGAATCAGTCCATTCTGGAGCCGCTGAGCGCGGAACGCTGCGAAAGGGGGCGAGTTACCTCGCAGGCAGGGCGTCGATGATGTTCTGTGCTTCACCGACCAGCGCCGCCACCGTGGCTGGATCCACTTTCTTGCCTTCGTTCACTTGGACGTTTTTTTGGAATTCCCGCAAGCGTTTGACCCCGGCATCCATCCTGCCCCGGTCGAACAGACGAGCTGCCTCGCGCAGGACCGCGAGCAGTGAAGTTTTTTTGCCGTGGGAAATATTGGCGTTACCCACGTCGTCCATCACCTGATGAGTGGCCTCCGTAGCGGTGATGACGCGGATGGCGATGGCGGCACTGTCGCTCAGGGATCCGTCACTGACGACAAGCGTAATGGCGTGCGTACCCAAAGCCAGAGACACGTGACCAACGACGCCGGTACCGATTGTCCCCCGAACGGC
Coding sequences:
- a CDS encoding FG-GAP-like repeat-containing protein, which gives rise to MKPSGTDHSERRVPAYFFIALAGALFALFFVFWFRRQSSGGDEFARLMNTGKGYYEQGEAARAIDAFQKAVALQPTHPDALLNLANACLLADQGENAVQFAQQVLGIDPQSAAACYVAGCANLRLRKFEEAVRFLQQAKDIDRKVNAVSFQLGRAQMELGHFEDAAREFSEIVQFEPDYPSANFFLGQALLRLGRQEEAKQALDRHQQLISGKPNPPANAATFERCVYTQMRVPFQLEQPERRGVKVVFEDATQNAFGGTAKNFHGPVGVLDINHRGANDLFVGEGDGGFRVLLNTNGTFQPQGEPTTGKPGSRYTRCLVGDVNNDRYDDVLVLGESGLRLFKFATNGVATDVTQFSRLNDSPAVDGALVDLDFTGKLDLLLITPGDRKVRVLRNLGASSGSPYFKDITATSGVPASVTGVAQLVVDDWNNDDVMDLLVARDAQPPLVLTKARGSVLMETNPPAGWPPAKAIATGDLNNDLRTDAVLAAADRLVCVFSGLTNRVELPLGNFHVNGLLLVDYDNDGWLDVCAYGDGLRIWRNLGNAGFQETTRELGLDGLVKGRVESVAAADFDNDCDTDLLLSVEGQGLQLLRNNGGNANQQLKLRLVGNRSNASGLGVRVEVAAGRWRTMRTVQALPAEIGVGKHGQLDSVTAHWFDTMMPITEARLDRCEPLTLVELMLPTGSCPYLYAWDGKHFRFVTDILGAAPAGLRLTDDRFIEADEDEFVWLGDESMFQPRDGNYRLQVTEELREVLYLDAAQLVAVDHPLGTEVHTTGKLLPGKPFPPHEIVTLHNRHALKQAVRSDGADVTTALNDSDGHFASPVQLRIPQLRGLAEPWSVTLDFGPLTVDRPLMLALTGWLRFGGGMANVAASHDPNLPFPFPTLEAETARGRWEPVDVVVGAPCGKTKTIIVDLTGKLPAGSRRLRLSTAFEIHWDRIALFERLDDAGTKIARLNPDVADLHWRGFSRFEDLPSCFPLTPNYEKVVQRANWRITPTGWCTRYGDVRQLVERRDDALVLLNGGDELTLKFAENRLPAKLSGHTRDFFFYSSGWDKDSDFHCEKGWLVEPIPWHGMNDQLYGRQQRPVIDGDWWIKKYNTRWVGPLTLDRRSQ
- a CDS encoding molybdopterin-dependent oxidoreductase, yielding MNNPEQFLRDHRQLTRRYFLYLGVAGVTALDFLPLTANAKPPAPALAKAIKELEPWFTPPEKFRDVSRGKPLPHSLPDEKKRQVGLTRETWKLEVVSDPDNPAKIGHPLTKKVGTALDFDGLMKLAEKHVVRFAKTMTCLNIGCPLGTGIWEGVPLREVVWLTQPRENLRRIFYHGYHNDDPQQMFRSSLPVDRVLEDPFDLPPVILCYKLNGQWLDSERGGPVRVVVPEAYGFKSIKWVTHVVLSNLFHANDTYAEGNNDVDGWLKTFAATISVPREVKAGQPIPVTGYAQVGLAGLSKVQVWIQSNAVERPAGDPYFATAPWVDAEILPPPKHWGALPGGKIPAGTMGFDDATGKPRTWPMKLTKVHWAALLPGLPVGEYTLRCRTIDEKGNAQPMPRPFQKSGNAAIESVEITVKS
- a CDS encoding PA0069 family radical SAM protein; translation: MQPVQSGPHARGAAENPPNRFEKIALEPDPDWYDPDEPAPRTQFFKDHSDSIVNYNDSPDIGFEASVNPYRGCEHGCIYCYARPFHEYLGFSSGLDFETKIMVKENAPELLRRELASSKWKPQTIAMSGVTDCYQPVERKLKLTRRCLEVLVEFRNPVGIVTKNHLVTRDADVLGELAKHDAAAVFVSVTTLDPELRKAMEPRTSPPASRLSAIETLSKAGIPVGVLVAPVIPGLTDHEIPAIIAAAVKAGARFASRVVLRLPYAVAPLFEQWLARSFPDRKDKVLNRVRAIRGGKLNDPRFGSRMSGEGIFAEQIDAMFNVACRKAGIEGNRPKLSAAAFRRAPGRQLSLFN
- a CDS encoding S8 family peptidase — its product is MSLRFARGTFPARWRAGLAVGAGVLFYLWLSQREGVAQISNFSSSQATAAAYRPDRILIQPKAGISPVALASFHAAQKSEVLQTFAEIGGLQVLRVPAEETVPGLIAKYQQSGLVNFAEPDYFGRVFATPNDPKYLDGTLWGLNNTGQNGGTADADIDAPEGWDVLTSASNIIVAVLDTGVRYTHEDLATNMWVNSSDGGHGTNALAGTTDPSDDSGHGTMVAGILGAVGNNGKGVTGVAWQVQIMACKCFNNFGVGDVSAVVACLDYARANGARIVNASWGFTNSLALSNAFISVRDAGIVVVAAAGNAGTNIDIAPTYPASYDFDNVVTVAYTTRNDALGTNSNYGAANVDLAAPGENIYSTFGATDSFYYSNTGSSFAAPYVAGALALMLARYPAEAYRQIIDRLLNATDPLPSLSGKCATGGRLNLRNALSPFVRLAVIPATGAGPFQLRVTADPNRTCIIEISTDLASWSPVLTNATSAGGTFDFTDDLSTNSARRFYRAAFSP
- a CDS encoding dihydrodipicolinate synthase family protein: MSRPTQTAVARRALLSRLFPSGVPTLWCPLVTHYDREGAIDEHRMAAHLRHLSPHIKGFLIPGSTGDGWELTDDETRRLLEMVLKQVGKLKLHLLIGVLKTDPAEMRRAFSDLVVSHLKTRFEARSPEKSASELAATCIRGFTFCPPRGSDLAQDRIKAELCSLLEVGMPTAIYQLPQITQNEMAPELVADLARRFPNFILFKDTSGADHVALSGQKLENVFLVRGAEGDYVRWLKAARGPYDGFLLSTANCFAREFHQIVEDIAGRRVKAAREMSERLTACINEVFGIVTGLPQGNPFANANKAIDHFFAHGPRADAAPPPRLHAGVFLPPEVIRATGNALSRHGLMPGKGYLE
- a CDS encoding ThuA domain-containing protein, which produces MVAILVFATAGGVSHAADWQSLFDGKTLKGWKITDFAGHGEVNVENGQLMIHTGAMLTGVSWTNELPKIDYEVELEAMKVDGSDFFCGLTFPVADSFCTLIAGGWGGGVVGLSSLDGLDASENETTKYMKFDTGHWFHIRLRVTKGKIEAWIDNEKFVDQSIVDRRISLRPGDIDLSKPFGLATWQTTGAVRSIRIRPLSGGTPAKPVASNAPLKALFLTGGGYHDYKKLAPYLTENLSKRANVEFATAFDLNALTNANFAGPYDLVIYDVCFDDAPDMVLTNAMQAVRHGKPAVMIHCAVHAFRQSSHVHEWETCCGMRSKVHDPYGPFAVIKLEVNNPITKAFPDDWKTPGDELYQTISIEPQSHQLLKAKSPRDGREHVVCWTWQFGQGRVFATTLGHDLKTVESLDYLQLLANGLLWACGKLGDDGKPLAGYEGRSAR